A stretch of the Dechloromonas sp. TW-R-39-2 genome encodes the following:
- the groL gene encoding chaperonin GroEL (60 kDa chaperone family; promotes refolding of misfolded polypeptides especially under stressful conditions; forms two stacked rings of heptamers to form a barrel-shaped 14mer; ends can be capped by GroES; misfolded proteins enter the barrel where they are refolded when GroES binds): MAAKEVKFGDSARARMVEGINVLADAVKVTLGPKGRNVVLERSFGGPTVTKDGVSVAKEIELKDKFANMGAQMVKEVASKTSDIAGDGTTTATVLAQSIVREGMKYVAAGMNPMDLKRGIDKAVVATLAELKAFSKPCTTNKEIAQVGAISANSDFNIGEIIANAMAKVGKEGVITVEDGKSLENELDVVEGMQFDRGYLSPYFINNGDKQQALMENPFVLLFDKKISNIRDLLPILEQVAKAGRPLLIIAEDVDGEALATLVVNNIRGILKTVAVKAPGFGDRRKAMLEDIAILTGGTVIAEETGLTLEKAVLKDLGQAKRIEVSKENTTIIDGAGEAAAIEARVKQIRIQIEEATSDYDKEKLQERVAKLAGGVAVIKVGAATEVEMKEKKARVEDALHATRAAVEEGIVAGGGVALIRARAAIGKLKGDNHDQDAGIKIVLRAMEQPLREIVANAGDEPSVVVDKVQRGKGNYGYNASTGEYGDMVEMGVLDPTKVTRTALQNAASVAGLMLTTECMVAELAEDKPAGGMPDMGGMGGMGGMGGMGM, translated from the coding sequence ATGGCAGCTAAAGAAGTCAAATTCGGTGATTCCGCCCGCGCCCGCATGGTCGAAGGCATCAATGTCCTGGCCGACGCAGTCAAGGTTACCCTTGGCCCGAAAGGTCGCAATGTCGTACTCGAACGTTCCTTCGGTGGCCCGACCGTCACCAAGGACGGCGTTTCCGTCGCCAAGGAAATCGAACTGAAAGACAAGTTCGCCAACATGGGCGCCCAGATGGTCAAGGAAGTTGCTTCCAAGACCTCCGACATCGCCGGTGACGGCACCACCACCGCCACCGTGCTGGCGCAATCCATTGTTCGCGAAGGCATGAAGTACGTTGCTGCCGGCATGAACCCGATGGATCTGAAGCGCGGCATTGACAAGGCTGTGGTTGCTACCCTGGCCGAGCTGAAGGCTTTCTCCAAGCCGTGCACGACCAACAAGGAAATCGCCCAGGTTGGCGCCATTTCCGCCAACTCCGATTTCAACATCGGTGAAATCATCGCCAACGCGATGGCCAAGGTCGGTAAGGAAGGCGTCATCACCGTTGAAGATGGCAAGTCCCTGGAAAACGAACTGGATGTCGTCGAAGGCATGCAGTTCGACCGCGGCTACCTGTCCCCGTACTTCATCAACAACGGCGACAAGCAGCAAGCCCTGATGGAAAACCCGTTTGTTCTGCTCTTCGACAAGAAGATCTCCAACATCCGCGACCTGCTGCCGATCCTGGAACAAGTTGCCAAGGCTGGCCGTCCGCTGCTGATCATCGCTGAAGATGTCGATGGCGAAGCCCTGGCGACTCTGGTCGTCAACAACATCCGCGGCATCCTGAAGACCGTGGCCGTCAAGGCCCCGGGCTTTGGCGACCGTCGCAAGGCCATGCTGGAAGATATCGCCATCCTGACCGGCGGTACCGTCATCGCCGAAGAAACCGGCCTGACGCTGGAAAAGGCTGTCCTGAAGGATCTGGGCCAGGCCAAGCGCATCGAAGTTTCCAAGGAAAACACCACGATCATCGACGGCGCCGGCGAAGCTGCTGCCATCGAAGCCCGCGTCAAGCAGATCCGCATCCAGATCGAGGAAGCCACCTCCGATTACGACAAGGAAAAGCTGCAGGAACGTGTGGCCAAGCTGGCTGGCGGCGTTGCAGTCATCAAGGTTGGTGCTGCCACCGAAGTCGAAATGAAGGAAAAGAAGGCCCGCGTTGAAGACGCCCTGCACGCTACCCGCGCTGCTGTGGAAGAAGGTATCGTCGCCGGCGGCGGCGTTGCCCTGATCCGTGCCCGCGCTGCCATCGGCAAGCTGAAGGGTGACAACCACGACCAGGACGCCGGTATCAAGATCGTCCTGCGCGCCATGGAGCAGCCGCTCCGCGAAATCGTTGCCAATGCTGGCGACGAGCCGTCTGTCGTGGTCGACAAGGTGCAGCGTGGCAAGGGTAACTACGGTTACAACGCTTCCACCGGCGAGTACGGCGACATGGTTGAAATGGGTGTTCTCGACCCGACCAAGGTGACCCGCACCGCACTGCAGAACGCTGCTTCCGTAGCCGGCCTGATGCTG